The Castanea sativa cultivar Marrone di Chiusa Pesio chromosome 11, ASM4071231v1 genome contains a region encoding:
- the LOC142617180 gene encoding protein VASCULAR ASSOCIATED DEATH 1, chloroplastic isoform X1, giving the protein MAVASETAERVDVTQPTDSSSPSRLAAADFVSEASSIARPSFSADSPDRNDSANSSPRDGDPQSPTSLKSEEYRQLFRLPQDEVLVEDFNCAYQENILIQGHMYLFVHYICFYSNIFGFETKKTIAFQEVTSVRRAKTAGIFPNAIEIFSGGKKYFFASFLSRDEAFKLINDGWLQQSNGTKAATEQQESISETSSQENAGVPIERVKSFKSPANELDSTDRNKDAPVINDSLPLNVEDETVSAIASKRQDNVEKDTEPLPNAESSSSKKTWTWKEENFDAPKVPEFYTRVAESKFPIKVEDFFNFFFSDDAISCNELFHKRCGDKEFRCSSWYPHEKYGHARDVSFQHPIKMYFGAKFGSCQEIQKCRVYRNSHLVMETSQEISDVPYSDYFRVEGLWDVERDADGSNECCSLRIYVNVAFSKKTVFKGKIVQSTVEECREAYLIWIDMAHELLKQKNLENKEEGGAAANVVQNGEVHIEDEAETGESSKSSFESSDHIRTQQISDSTNADQQAGCLLQENFIDATPLASWLREFILKLRSLKSQNHILVLAAIIFAVIFLMQLSIVVLLVRPHHIHVNPQADYMAGMGGGVGGRSSEAMVWLEKRVHHLKDEMYMVEARLERMRNEHALLKSQLKDLEKLSKQT; this is encoded by the exons ATGGCGGTAGCATCGGAAACCGCGGAGAGAGTCGACGTGACTCAGCCAACCGACTCGTCGTCTCCTTCGAGATTGGCTGCTGCTGACTTCGTCTCCGAAGCCTCATCCATTGCTCGGCCTTCCTTCTCCGCCGACTCGCCCGATCGCAACGACTCCGCCAATTCCTCTCCCAGAGATGGCGATCCTCAg TCTCCAACGTCATTGAAGAGCGAAGAGTATCGTCAGTTGTTTCGGCTTCCACAAGATGAA gTTCTTGTTGAAGATTTTAATTGTGCTTACCAGGAGAATATACTTATTCAG GGTCATATGTACCTGTTTGTTCATTATatttgcttttactctaacataTTCGGATTTGAGACGAAG AAAACAATTGCTTTCCAAGAAGTGACCAGTGTACGAAGGGCAAAGACAGCAGGCATCTTCCCTAATGCCATAGAAATTTTTTCTGGGGGAAAAAAG TACTTCTTCGCATCCTTTCTCTCCCGTGATGAAGCTTTCAAGCTCATAAACGATGGATGGTTACAACAGAGTAATGGCACCAAAGCAGCTACAGAACAGCAG GAATCAATATCTGAAACGAGCAGCCAAGAGAATGCAGGGGTTCCAATTGAAAGAGTCAAGAGCTTTAAAAGCCCAGCCAATGAATTGGATTCTACTGACAG GAATAAGGATGCTCCTGTAATAAATGATTCACTTCCTCTAAATGTTGAAGATGAGACAGTGTCAGCAATAGCTTCTAAGCGGCAAGATAATGTAGAGAAGGATACAGAGCCACTTCCAAATGCTgaatcttcatcttcaaagaAGACTTGGACATGGaaggaggaaaattttgatgcCCCAAAGG TACCAGAATTTTATACAAGGGTTGCTGAATCGAAGTTTCCG ATAAAGGTTGAGGacttctttaatttctttttctcagATGATGCTATTAGTTGTAATGAATTATTTCATAAAAGATGCGGAGATAAAG aaTTTCGGTGCAGTTCTTGGTATCCTCATGAAAAATATGGGCATGCCCGTGATGTATCATTTCAACATCcaataaaaatgtattttg GTGCAAAGTTTGGTAGCTGCCAAGAGATCCAGAAATGTCGAGTCTATAGAAACAG TCATTTGGTTATGGAGACATCACAAGAAATCAGTGACGTGCCTTATTCAGATTATTTCCGTGTTGAG GGACTTTGGGATGTCGAAAGAGATGCTGATGGATCAAACGAATGCTGTAGTTTGCGTATATATGTAAATGTGGCCTTTTCCAAGAAAACTGTGTTTAAAG GCAAAATAGTGCAGTCAACTGTTGAAGAATGTCGAGAAGCATATTTGATCTGGATTGATATG GCTCATGAATTGTTGAAGCAGAAGAACCTTGAAAACAAAGAAG AGGGAGGTGCTGCTGCTAATGTGGTTCAGAATGGTGAAGTTCATATTGAGGATGAAGCAGAAACTGGGGAATCCTCCAAAAGTTCATTCGAGTCAAGTGACCATATAAGAACGCAACAGATATCTGATTCCACAAATGCTGACCAACAAGCTGGATGTCTCTTGCAAgaaaatttcattgatgctacaCCTCTAGCATCTTGGTTAAGAGAATTTATATTGAAATTAAGATCATTGAAAAGTCAAAACCATATTTTAGTACTTGCAGCTATCATCTTTGCAGTGATTTTCTTGATGCAG TTGAGCATTGTTGTGCTACTAGTTAGACCACATCACATCCATGTGAACCCTCAAGCTGATTACATGGCTGGCATGGGCGGTGGAGTAGGTGGAAGATCATCTGAAGCAATGGTTTGGTTGGAGAAGCGAGTTCACCATCTTAAAGATGAGATGTACATGGTTGAGGCTCGGCTTGAGAGGATGCGAAATGAGCATGCACTATTGAAATCACAACTGAAAGACCTAGAGAAGCTTAGTAAGCAAACATAG
- the LOC142617180 gene encoding protein VASCULAR ASSOCIATED DEATH 1, chloroplastic isoform X2 has product MAVASETAERVDVTQPTDSSSPSRLAAADFVSEASSIARPSFSADSPDRNDSANSSPRDGDPQVLVEDFNCAYQENILIQGHMYLFVHYICFYSNIFGFETKKTIAFQEVTSVRRAKTAGIFPNAIEIFSGGKKYFFASFLSRDEAFKLINDGWLQQSNGTKAATEQQESISETSSQENAGVPIERVKSFKSPANELDSTDRNKDAPVINDSLPLNVEDETVSAIASKRQDNVEKDTEPLPNAESSSSKKTWTWKEENFDAPKVPEFYTRVAESKFPIKVEDFFNFFFSDDAISCNELFHKRCGDKEFRCSSWYPHEKYGHARDVSFQHPIKMYFGAKFGSCQEIQKCRVYRNSHLVMETSQEISDVPYSDYFRVEGLWDVERDADGSNECCSLRIYVNVAFSKKTVFKGKIVQSTVEECREAYLIWIDMAHELLKQKNLENKEEGGAAANVVQNGEVHIEDEAETGESSKSSFESSDHIRTQQISDSTNADQQAGCLLQENFIDATPLASWLREFILKLRSLKSQNHILVLAAIIFAVIFLMQLSIVVLLVRPHHIHVNPQADYMAGMGGGVGGRSSEAMVWLEKRVHHLKDEMYMVEARLERMRNEHALLKSQLKDLEKLSKQT; this is encoded by the exons ATGGCGGTAGCATCGGAAACCGCGGAGAGAGTCGACGTGACTCAGCCAACCGACTCGTCGTCTCCTTCGAGATTGGCTGCTGCTGACTTCGTCTCCGAAGCCTCATCCATTGCTCGGCCTTCCTTCTCCGCCGACTCGCCCGATCGCAACGACTCCGCCAATTCCTCTCCCAGAGATGGCGATCCTCAg gTTCTTGTTGAAGATTTTAATTGTGCTTACCAGGAGAATATACTTATTCAG GGTCATATGTACCTGTTTGTTCATTATatttgcttttactctaacataTTCGGATTTGAGACGAAG AAAACAATTGCTTTCCAAGAAGTGACCAGTGTACGAAGGGCAAAGACAGCAGGCATCTTCCCTAATGCCATAGAAATTTTTTCTGGGGGAAAAAAG TACTTCTTCGCATCCTTTCTCTCCCGTGATGAAGCTTTCAAGCTCATAAACGATGGATGGTTACAACAGAGTAATGGCACCAAAGCAGCTACAGAACAGCAG GAATCAATATCTGAAACGAGCAGCCAAGAGAATGCAGGGGTTCCAATTGAAAGAGTCAAGAGCTTTAAAAGCCCAGCCAATGAATTGGATTCTACTGACAG GAATAAGGATGCTCCTGTAATAAATGATTCACTTCCTCTAAATGTTGAAGATGAGACAGTGTCAGCAATAGCTTCTAAGCGGCAAGATAATGTAGAGAAGGATACAGAGCCACTTCCAAATGCTgaatcttcatcttcaaagaAGACTTGGACATGGaaggaggaaaattttgatgcCCCAAAGG TACCAGAATTTTATACAAGGGTTGCTGAATCGAAGTTTCCG ATAAAGGTTGAGGacttctttaatttctttttctcagATGATGCTATTAGTTGTAATGAATTATTTCATAAAAGATGCGGAGATAAAG aaTTTCGGTGCAGTTCTTGGTATCCTCATGAAAAATATGGGCATGCCCGTGATGTATCATTTCAACATCcaataaaaatgtattttg GTGCAAAGTTTGGTAGCTGCCAAGAGATCCAGAAATGTCGAGTCTATAGAAACAG TCATTTGGTTATGGAGACATCACAAGAAATCAGTGACGTGCCTTATTCAGATTATTTCCGTGTTGAG GGACTTTGGGATGTCGAAAGAGATGCTGATGGATCAAACGAATGCTGTAGTTTGCGTATATATGTAAATGTGGCCTTTTCCAAGAAAACTGTGTTTAAAG GCAAAATAGTGCAGTCAACTGTTGAAGAATGTCGAGAAGCATATTTGATCTGGATTGATATG GCTCATGAATTGTTGAAGCAGAAGAACCTTGAAAACAAAGAAG AGGGAGGTGCTGCTGCTAATGTGGTTCAGAATGGTGAAGTTCATATTGAGGATGAAGCAGAAACTGGGGAATCCTCCAAAAGTTCATTCGAGTCAAGTGACCATATAAGAACGCAACAGATATCTGATTCCACAAATGCTGACCAACAAGCTGGATGTCTCTTGCAAgaaaatttcattgatgctacaCCTCTAGCATCTTGGTTAAGAGAATTTATATTGAAATTAAGATCATTGAAAAGTCAAAACCATATTTTAGTACTTGCAGCTATCATCTTTGCAGTGATTTTCTTGATGCAG TTGAGCATTGTTGTGCTACTAGTTAGACCACATCACATCCATGTGAACCCTCAAGCTGATTACATGGCTGGCATGGGCGGTGGAGTAGGTGGAAGATCATCTGAAGCAATGGTTTGGTTGGAGAAGCGAGTTCACCATCTTAAAGATGAGATGTACATGGTTGAGGCTCGGCTTGAGAGGATGCGAAATGAGCATGCACTATTGAAATCACAACTGAAAGACCTAGAGAAGCTTAGTAAGCAAACATAG
- the LOC142617180 gene encoding protein VASCULAR ASSOCIATED DEATH 1, chloroplastic isoform X3, whose product MYLFVHYICFYSNIFGFETKKTIAFQEVTSVRRAKTAGIFPNAIEIFSGGKKYFFASFLSRDEAFKLINDGWLQQSNGTKAATEQQESISETSSQENAGVPIERVKSFKSPANELDSTDRNKDAPVINDSLPLNVEDETVSAIASKRQDNVEKDTEPLPNAESSSSKKTWTWKEENFDAPKVPEFYTRVAESKFPIKVEDFFNFFFSDDAISCNELFHKRCGDKEFRCSSWYPHEKYGHARDVSFQHPIKMYFGAKFGSCQEIQKCRVYRNSHLVMETSQEISDVPYSDYFRVEGLWDVERDADGSNECCSLRIYVNVAFSKKTVFKGKIVQSTVEECREAYLIWIDMAHELLKQKNLENKEEGGAAANVVQNGEVHIEDEAETGESSKSSFESSDHIRTQQISDSTNADQQAGCLLQENFIDATPLASWLREFILKLRSLKSQNHILVLAAIIFAVIFLMQLSIVVLLVRPHHIHVNPQADYMAGMGGGVGGRSSEAMVWLEKRVHHLKDEMYMVEARLERMRNEHALLKSQLKDLEKLSKQT is encoded by the exons ATGTACCTGTTTGTTCATTATatttgcttttactctaacataTTCGGATTTGAGACGAAG AAAACAATTGCTTTCCAAGAAGTGACCAGTGTACGAAGGGCAAAGACAGCAGGCATCTTCCCTAATGCCATAGAAATTTTTTCTGGGGGAAAAAAG TACTTCTTCGCATCCTTTCTCTCCCGTGATGAAGCTTTCAAGCTCATAAACGATGGATGGTTACAACAGAGTAATGGCACCAAAGCAGCTACAGAACAGCAG GAATCAATATCTGAAACGAGCAGCCAAGAGAATGCAGGGGTTCCAATTGAAAGAGTCAAGAGCTTTAAAAGCCCAGCCAATGAATTGGATTCTACTGACAG GAATAAGGATGCTCCTGTAATAAATGATTCACTTCCTCTAAATGTTGAAGATGAGACAGTGTCAGCAATAGCTTCTAAGCGGCAAGATAATGTAGAGAAGGATACAGAGCCACTTCCAAATGCTgaatcttcatcttcaaagaAGACTTGGACATGGaaggaggaaaattttgatgcCCCAAAGG TACCAGAATTTTATACAAGGGTTGCTGAATCGAAGTTTCCG ATAAAGGTTGAGGacttctttaatttctttttctcagATGATGCTATTAGTTGTAATGAATTATTTCATAAAAGATGCGGAGATAAAG aaTTTCGGTGCAGTTCTTGGTATCCTCATGAAAAATATGGGCATGCCCGTGATGTATCATTTCAACATCcaataaaaatgtattttg GTGCAAAGTTTGGTAGCTGCCAAGAGATCCAGAAATGTCGAGTCTATAGAAACAG TCATTTGGTTATGGAGACATCACAAGAAATCAGTGACGTGCCTTATTCAGATTATTTCCGTGTTGAG GGACTTTGGGATGTCGAAAGAGATGCTGATGGATCAAACGAATGCTGTAGTTTGCGTATATATGTAAATGTGGCCTTTTCCAAGAAAACTGTGTTTAAAG GCAAAATAGTGCAGTCAACTGTTGAAGAATGTCGAGAAGCATATTTGATCTGGATTGATATG GCTCATGAATTGTTGAAGCAGAAGAACCTTGAAAACAAAGAAG AGGGAGGTGCTGCTGCTAATGTGGTTCAGAATGGTGAAGTTCATATTGAGGATGAAGCAGAAACTGGGGAATCCTCCAAAAGTTCATTCGAGTCAAGTGACCATATAAGAACGCAACAGATATCTGATTCCACAAATGCTGACCAACAAGCTGGATGTCTCTTGCAAgaaaatttcattgatgctacaCCTCTAGCATCTTGGTTAAGAGAATTTATATTGAAATTAAGATCATTGAAAAGTCAAAACCATATTTTAGTACTTGCAGCTATCATCTTTGCAGTGATTTTCTTGATGCAG TTGAGCATTGTTGTGCTACTAGTTAGACCACATCACATCCATGTGAACCCTCAAGCTGATTACATGGCTGGCATGGGCGGTGGAGTAGGTGGAAGATCATCTGAAGCAATGGTTTGGTTGGAGAAGCGAGTTCACCATCTTAAAGATGAGATGTACATGGTTGAGGCTCGGCTTGAGAGGATGCGAAATGAGCATGCACTATTGAAATCACAACTGAAAGACCTAGAGAAGCTTAGTAAGCAAACATAG
- the LOC142614603 gene encoding phospholipase A(1) DAD1, chloroplastic-like encodes MEFQGLNNWEGLLDPLDDGLRSEILRYGQFVEAAYRSFDFDPESPTYATCRHPRSSLFTRTGVGETGYKITRNLKATCGVQLPRWIDRAPTWMSTQSSWIGYVAVCQDQREIQRLGRRDVVISYRGTATCLEWVENLRANLTNVGPNQVGSMVESGFLSLYTSETATCPSLQKMVRAEIERVIEMYGDEPLSFTITGHSLGAALATLTAYDITTTRENAPMVTVISFGGPRVGNKGFGSRLEKSGTRILRIVNSEDVITKVPGFVFRDDDMASKESAHVAAGISGWVQKCVEGMQWVYADVGQELRLSSRVSPYLNKRDMATCHDLKTYLQLVNGL; translated from the coding sequence ATGGAATTTCAAGGACTCAACAACTGGGAAGGCTTGCTTGATCCTCTAGATGATGGCCTACGCAGCGAAATCCTACGGTACGGCCAGTTTGTTGAGGCAGCCTATCGTTCTTTTGACTTTGACCCAGAGTCCCCGACTTATGCCACGTGTCGCCACCCCAGAAGCTCACTTTTTACCCGGACTGGAGTTGGGGAAACTGGGTACAAAATCACCAGGAACTTGAAAGCCACTTGTGGGGTCCAATTGCCACGTTGGATTGACCGGGCTCCAACGTGGATGTCCACCCAGTCTAGCTGGATTGGATACGTGGCAGTATGTCAGGATCAAAGAGAAATACAAAGGCTTGGAAGACGTGACGTGGTGATTTCCTACAGGGGAACTGCCACGTGTTTAGAGTGGGTAGAAAATCTACGTGCCAATTTGACCAATGTGGGTCCCAATCAAGTAGGGTCTATGGTTGAGAGCGGGTTTTTGAGTCTATACACTTCTGAGACTGCCACGTGTCCAAGCTTGCAAAAAATGGTGAGAGCTGAGATTGAGAGAGTCATTGAAATGTACGGTGATGAGCCGCTAAGCTTCACGATCACAGGTCACAGCCTTGGTGCAGCATTGGCTACACTCACAGCATACGACATCACCACCACTCGTGAAAATGCACCAATGGTGACTGTGATTTCTTTTGGTGGTCCACGTGTGGGTAATAAAGGGTTTGGGTCACGGCTGGAAAAGAGTGGGACTAGGATACTTAGGATTGTGAACTCCGAGGATGTTATTACTAAAGTGCCTGGGTTTGTGTTCCGGGATGATGACATGGCGAGCAAAGAGAGTGCCCACGTGGCGGCTGGGATTTCCGGTTGGGTTCAAAAATGCGTGGAAGGCATGCAATGGGTTTATGCTGATGTGGGACAAGAGCTTAGACTTAGTAGCAGGGTCTCACCGTACCTCaacaaaagggatatggccacgTGTCATGACCTCAAGACTTACCTTCAACTTGTGAATGGTTTGTGA